One Astyanax mexicanus isolate ESR-SI-001 chromosome 3, AstMex3_surface, whole genome shotgun sequence genomic region harbors:
- the LOC111191912 gene encoding cation channel sperm-associated protein 4, whose product MDKKTIYAAEKYISAVFLSIVEHPIIRFLIFITVLLNCVIIGVQTDPMIAKDNATVFLVLERIIFVILISEVSSKLIFSFRTFWMDRWNIMDLLINLVVMVAYTFVPPSQKSAIKLLRLLRSVRLFSFSEGFSKVLRNITRSFSALVNIFLLITCFMVMFGLFGVMLFGEDVPSAFGTFPTALYTLFKCLTLNGWVKHYYAFKGEDSAIIYIALTYFVSFIFLCGFLFLSLFSSIIIINQSAVVTESTKAEKEDTPKKLIHVEELMTETSTSQQHQTPCHDSCMTNLTLESFENLVMLRRAIDQNEKEQEELLQELERIVEEVRDLPINKEKEVQAQKERQLANTIIDNLLTDIIASGQAGDIVTTYIALEEANILDSRSTASVFGEGAVQRGIRRLSRSLLTESETGSQSSLQSVISIH is encoded by the exons ATGGATAAAAAG ACCATCTACGCTGCAGAGAAGTACATCTCTGCAGTGTTCCTCTCTATTGTGGAGCACCCAATCATCcgcttcctcatcttcatcactgtTCTGCTGAACTGCGTCATCATCGGAGTCCAGACTGATCCGATGATTGCCAAg GACAATGCCACTGTTTTCCTGGTGTTGGAGCGGATCATATTTGTTATTCTTATTTCGGAGGTTTCATCCAAACTGATCTTTAGCTTCAGGACTTTCTggatg GACCGATGGAACATTATGGATTTGTTGATTAACTTGGTGGTGATGGTCGCGTATACATTCGTGCCTCCGAGCCAGAAGTCGGCCATCAA ACTGCTGCGACTCCTTCGTTCCGTCAGGCTGTTTTCTTTCTCGGAAGGATTTTCTAAAGTGCTGAGGAACATCACCCGGTCCTTCTCTGCACTGGTCAACATCTTCCTCCTGATCACGTGCTTCATGGTG ATGTTCGGCCTGTTTGGAGTCATGCTGTTTGGAGAAGATGTCCCGTCTGCTTTTGGAACTTTTCCAACGGCACTGTACACCCTATTTAAATGCCTCACCCTGAACGGCTGGGTTAAGCATTACTATGCATTTAAGGG TGAGGATTCGGCCATTATCTACATTGCCTTGACGTATTTCGTCAGCTTCATCTTCCTCTGCGGGTTCCTCTTTCTGAGCCTTTTCAGTTCCATCATCATCATAAATCAGTCTGCTGTGGTGACCGAATCCACTAAA GCAGAAAAAGAGGATACCCCCAAAAAATTAATTCATGTGGAGGAACTGATGACGGAAACCTCCACGAGTCAGCAGCACCAGACACCGTGCCATGACAGCTGCATGACCAACCTGACTCTGGAGAGTTTTGAAAATCTGGTGATGCTCAGAAGAGCCATAGACCAGAATGAAAAAGAGCAGGAGGAACTTCTGCAGGAGCTGGAGAG GATTGTGGAGGAGGTCCGTGACCTTCCAATCAACAAAGAAAAGGAAGTCCAGGCCCAGAAAGAAAGACAGTTAGCCAACACCATCATAGACAACTTGTTGACTGATATCATCGCTTCTGGCCAGGCTGGAGACATTGTCACCACCTACATCGCTCTGGAAGAG GCCAACATCCTGGACTCGAggtcaactgcatcggtgtttgGTGAAGGTGCGGTGCAGAGAGGAATCAGGAGACTCTCCAGAAGCCTTTTAACAGAGTCCGAGACAGGCAGCCAGTCATCGCTTCAATCAGTGATCTCTATTCATTAG